From the bacterium genome, one window contains:
- a CDS encoding DDE-type integrase/transposase/recombinase produces the protein MAEVELPKTTDALTAEALFRYCVIAFVLARETIGDTRAEAITEALDEPHLTVTGLIRTVSRRSLYRWIAAYHCGGIAALEPAKREASATALSPAFLDALRDQKTKDPLASIPEIIRRARELGTLSVDEPVNRVTAYRAAKRLGLPLTGRVAKRHTDMRRFAFPNRMRMVLVDGKHFRAGAGRLKRVAFFFIDDCSRRIVGVVVGPSESTILLLRGLLLVIRHFGLMDVLYFDRGPGFISGDTHAVCVNLGIHFIHGRKRYPEGHGKVEAFNKTAQHDVLRGLQRPEVDSDFGSLELRLRHYVEEQYNLRPHESLDGKSPAEHWNADDRPLRFPRDQEDLHRRFFVTHSRHVSADNVVSLSSVAYELPRGHANSWVQVHRQTLDGSIWLPHDGKLVRLHPVDLARNAEARRASALTPGGSDNGEAPVTAAALAFERDFGPVTDSTGNPARRSRKP, from the coding sequence ATGGCCGAGGTGGAGCTCCCGAAGACCACTGACGCGCTCACCGCTGAAGCGCTGTTCAGGTACTGCGTCATCGCCTTCGTTCTGGCGCGCGAGACGATTGGAGACACGCGTGCCGAGGCCATCACCGAGGCCCTCGACGAGCCCCACCTCACGGTGACTGGCCTCATCCGCACGGTCAGTCGGCGTTCGCTCTATCGCTGGATCGCCGCCTACCATTGCGGCGGCATCGCCGCCCTCGAGCCGGCGAAGCGAGAGGCCTCGGCCACCGCACTGTCCCCGGCGTTCCTCGACGCCCTGCGGGACCAGAAGACCAAGGACCCGCTCGCCAGTATCCCCGAGATCATCCGCCGTGCTCGGGAGCTCGGCACGCTCTCGGTGGATGAGCCCGTCAACCGCGTCACCGCGTACCGCGCCGCCAAGCGCCTCGGATTGCCGCTCACCGGTCGCGTCGCCAAGCGCCACACCGATATGCGGCGCTTCGCGTTTCCCAATCGCATGCGCATGGTGCTCGTCGACGGCAAGCACTTCCGCGCTGGCGCTGGCCGCCTCAAGCGGGTCGCGTTCTTCTTCATCGACGACTGCTCGCGCCGCATCGTCGGCGTCGTGGTCGGACCCAGTGAGTCGACCATCCTGCTGCTGCGAGGCTTGCTCCTGGTCATCCGCCACTTCGGCTTGATGGACGTGCTGTACTTCGATCGCGGCCCCGGCTTCATCTCCGGCGATACCCACGCCGTCTGCGTCAACCTCGGCATCCACTTCATCCACGGGCGCAAGCGATACCCCGAGGGCCACGGCAAGGTCGAGGCCTTCAACAAGACCGCCCAGCACGATGTCCTGCGAGGACTGCAGCGCCCCGAGGTCGACTCGGACTTCGGCTCCCTCGAGCTTCGCCTCCGCCACTACGTCGAGGAGCAGTACAACCTGCGCCCCCACGAGTCGCTCGACGGCAAGAGCCCTGCCGAGCACTGGAATGCCGACGATCGCCCGCTCCGCTTCCCCCGCGATCAGGAGGATCTGCACCGCAGGTTCTTCGTCACCCATAGCCGTCACGTCTCCGCCGACAACGTCGTTTCGCTCAGCAGCGTCGCCTACGAGCTGCCTCGCGGCCACGCCAACTCCTGGGTCCAGGTTCACCGCCAGACTCTCGACGGCTCCATCTGGCTACCCCACGACGGCAAGCTCGTCCGCCTTCATCCCGTCGATCTCGCCCGCAACGCCGAGGCCCGACGCGCCTCGGCGCTGACACCGGGTGGCAGCGACAACGGCGAAGCCCCCGTCACCGCCGCCGCTCTCGCCTTCGAGCGCGACTTCGGCCCCGTCACCGACTCCACGGGCAATCCCGCCCGCCGTTCACGAAAACCCTGA
- a CDS encoding helicase RepA family protein has protein sequence MTRHDHSGTAPLDVLPTSRAAALDPGNGGGSVQWRIDQVWGEGVGILGGPPKCAKSWFGLDLAVSLASATPFLGRFAALDPGPTLVYLAEDALPQVRARIAGICLHRAIDLAALDLHVITAPAIRLDQPADQGRLAATLDRIRPKLLLLDPLVRLHRLDENSSADISALLGYLRELQRRFDVAIVVVHHMRKSVRSHLGQALRGSGDLHAWNDHGAYLTRTGPRGVQIRLTLEHRAAPALDPVTLALVSRGDGSATHLEIVDAPERDGDGPPAAPAAPSLHDRVVSAIQHAGRPLSRAQLRDTLRVNNNRLGHVLCELEHSGRVCRSEAGIALPA, from the coding sequence ATGACTCGCCACGACCACTCCGGCACCGCACCGCTCGACGTCTTGCCTACCTCCCGTGCCGCTGCCCTCGACCCGGGCAATGGCGGCGGTTCCGTGCAGTGGCGCATCGACCAGGTCTGGGGCGAGGGCGTCGGCATCCTGGGTGGGCCCCCGAAATGTGCCAAGAGTTGGTTCGGGCTCGACCTCGCCGTCAGCCTCGCCTCCGCCACGCCATTCCTCGGGCGCTTCGCGGCCCTCGACCCCGGGCCTACCCTCGTCTACCTCGCCGAAGACGCCCTGCCGCAAGTCCGCGCCCGCATCGCCGGCATCTGCCTGCACCGCGCCATCGATCTCGCCGCCCTCGACCTGCACGTCATCACCGCCCCCGCCATCCGACTCGACCAGCCTGCCGACCAAGGCCGCCTCGCAGCAACCCTCGACCGGATCCGCCCCAAGCTCCTCCTGCTCGATCCCCTGGTGAGGCTGCACCGCCTCGACGAGAACAGCTCCGCGGATATCTCCGCGCTACTCGGCTACCTCCGTGAGCTGCAGCGACGCTTCGACGTCGCAATCGTCGTCGTCCACCATATGCGCAAGTCCGTCCGCTCACACCTCGGTCAGGCGCTGCGTGGCTCCGGTGATCTCCACGCCTGGAACGATCATGGGGCGTACCTCACCCGCACAGGCCCGCGAGGCGTGCAGATCAGGCTCACCCTCGAGCATCGCGCCGCGCCCGCTCTCGATCCCGTCACGCTCGCGCTGGTGTCCCGCGGAGACGGCAGCGCCACTCACTTGGAAATCGTCGACGCTCCAGAGCGCGACGGCGATGGCCCACCTGCCGCTCCCGCCGCCCCATCCCTGCACGACCGAGTCGTGAGCGCCATCCAGCACGCTGGCCGCCCGCTGTCGCGCGCTCAGCTACGTGACACCCTCCGCGTCAACAACAACCGCCTCGGCCACGTGCTCTGCGAGCTCGAGCACTCCGGCCGTGTGTGTCGCTCCGAAGCCGGCATAGCCTTGCCCGCGTGA
- a CDS encoding AAA family ATPase, translated as MDLKSAFGCHCTPFTRELRLEDLYGLPFFDQARDGILRAIDKRSSAALIAPAGSGKSTVLRAILGSLAEARYATHYVKCSEIGKRDMCREIARVASVPLASSFPALLHNLQERFEGTFIDAGRRPVLLLDEAHDLRPDVLSMLRVITNFQMDSRLVLSLVLAGQPDLGRVLAQDKQDAIARRIVHYASLRPLSRDETAHYVEHRISIASARQCPFDAAALDAIYEIGRGNLRATDNLALESLELAAAAKLKVVGAQHVTAARKSLWPA; from the coding sequence ATGGACCTCAAGTCTGCCTTCGGCTGCCATTGCACACCCTTCACCCGCGAGCTGCGCCTCGAAGACCTCTATGGCCTGCCCTTCTTCGACCAGGCTCGCGACGGCATCTTGCGCGCCATCGACAAGCGCTCCAGCGCCGCCCTCATCGCTCCGGCGGGCTCTGGCAAGTCCACTGTCCTGCGCGCCATTCTCGGCAGCCTCGCCGAGGCTCGCTACGCCACCCATTACGTCAAGTGCTCTGAAATCGGCAAGCGTGATATGTGCCGCGAAATCGCCCGCGTCGCCAGCGTCCCCTTGGCCAGTTCCTTCCCCGCCCTGTTGCACAACCTCCAGGAGAGGTTCGAAGGGACCTTCATCGATGCCGGCCGCAGGCCTGTCCTGCTCCTCGATGAGGCTCACGACCTCCGCCCCGACGTCCTGTCCATGCTCCGCGTCATCACCAACTTCCAGATGGACAGCCGCCTCGTCCTCAGCCTCGTCCTCGCCGGCCAGCCCGACCTCGGCAGGGTCCTCGCTCAAGACAAGCAGGACGCCATCGCCCGTCGCATCGTCCACTACGCCTCCCTCCGGCCTCTGTCCCGCGACGAGACCGCCCATTACGTCGAGCACCGCATCTCCATTGCCAGCGCTCGCCAGTGCCCCTTCGATGCCGCCGCTCTCGACGCCATCTACGAGATCGGTCGCGGCAACCTCCGCGCCACTGACAACCTCGCCCTCGAGTCCCTCGAGCTCGCTGCCGCCGCCAAACTCAAGGTCGTCGGGGCCCAACACGTCACCGCGGCCAGAAAGTCCCTCTGGCCCGCATGA